Proteins found in one Triticum aestivum cultivar Chinese Spring chromosome 4D, IWGSC CS RefSeq v2.1, whole genome shotgun sequence genomic segment:
- the LOC123098171 gene encoding protein SHORT HYPOCOTYL IN WHITE LIGHT 1 isoform X1 has product MATITCHLPPLLPGPASGHHRHLKPSPPPFNRHLRAPPPTRLLRAARRRHPDAVVVVPDARPWVGDLSGAASYRDGREEDGDEEDDADEDDDDRSLDLLARFLHSVFRKASRRARRAARSVLPPSVPAELVKFSVNGVLVLTFLWILKGLLEVVCTFGSMVFISILLVRGIWSGVTYIRENRYSYIQQLKDDDSRWSRVQPAG; this is encoded by the exons ATGGCGACCATCACCTGCCACCTCCCCCCTCTGCTCCCTGGCCCCGCCTCCGGGCACCATCGCCACCTCAAGCCCTCCCCGCCCCCCTTCAATCGGCACCTCCGCGCCCCGCCTCCGACTCGTCtcctccgcgccgcccgccgccgccatcccgacgccgtcgtcgtcgtcccagACGCCCGCCCCTGGGTCGGCGACCTGTCAGGAGCCGCCTCCTACCGGGACGGGAGGGAGGAAGATGGAGACGAGGAGGACGATGcggacgaagacgacgacgaccgCAGCCTGGACCTCCTGGCCCGGTTCCTCCACTCGGTGTTCAGGAAGGCCTCCCGCCGCGCGCGCCGCGCCGCCAGGTCCGTGCTGCCGCCCTCCGTCCCCGCTGAGCTG GTGAAGTTCTCGGTCAATGGTGTGCTGGTTCTCACCTTCTTGTGGATCCTCAAGGGGCTTCTTGAG GTGGTTTGCACATTTGGAAGCATGGTGTTTATAAGCATTCTTCTTGTTCGAGGGATATGGTCTGGAGTAACTTACATCAGAGAAAACCGATACAGCTATATTCAACAGCTCAAGGACGACGACAGCCGGTGGAGCAGAGTACAGCCTGCTGGTTGA
- the LOC123098171 gene encoding protein SHORT HYPOCOTYL IN WHITE LIGHT 1 isoform X2 — MATITCHLPPLLPGPASGHHRHLKPSPPPFNRHLRAPPPTRLLRAARRRHPDAVVVVPDARPWVGDLSGAASYRDGREEDGDEEDDADEDDDDRSLDLLARFLHSVFRKASRRARRAARSVLPPSVPAELVKFSVNGVLVLTFLWILKGLLELLEGTRLPAHRIYWAS; from the exons ATGGCGACCATCACCTGCCACCTCCCCCCTCTGCTCCCTGGCCCCGCCTCCGGGCACCATCGCCACCTCAAGCCCTCCCCGCCCCCCTTCAATCGGCACCTCCGCGCCCCGCCTCCGACTCGTCtcctccgcgccgcccgccgccgccatcccgacgccgtcgtcgtcgtcccagACGCCCGCCCCTGGGTCGGCGACCTGTCAGGAGCCGCCTCCTACCGGGACGGGAGGGAGGAAGATGGAGACGAGGAGGACGATGcggacgaagacgacgacgaccgCAGCCTGGACCTCCTGGCCCGGTTCCTCCACTCGGTGTTCAGGAAGGCCTCCCGCCGCGCGCGCCGCGCCGCCAGGTCCGTGCTGCCGCCCTCCGTCCCCGCTGAGCTG GTGAAGTTCTCGGTCAATGGTGTGCTGGTTCTCACCTTCTTGTGGATCCTCAAGGGGCTTCTTGAG CTTTTGGAAGGTACCCGGCTACCCGCTCACCGCATTTATTGGGCAAGCTAA
- the LOC123098173 gene encoding transcription factor bHLH137 isoform X2, which translates to MQHHTEIRYQAQLHKMYSPPCSAAGSNGGQSFAAGANPLALLDHAMDFDEHVLFPMHNAGMQDGVQFYNPTAGGTELSRNMSMEKGLKGGKRKGSGEGSSTMHSQQEETGAMSQREVSMERAGEKEGDAASNREDYVHIRAKRGQATNNHSLAERFRREKINERMKHLQDLVPGCNKITGKAMMLDEIINYVQSLQRQVEFLSMKLSAVSPELNCDLDLQDILCPQDARSTFPGYGQRLGNVHPNNNMYRASQPGLSRPELYGNGIIIPNHPASVHMARTAQQLSAFPHRSIVWDEELGNVGPSAFPSDVVGASSLENSESMKVE; encoded by the exons ATGCAGCATCACACTGAGATCAGGTACCAGGCACAACTGCACAAG ATGTATTCCCCTCCCTGCTCTGCTGCTGGAAGCAACGGCGGGCAGAGCTTCGCGGCCGGAGCCAACCCGCTCGCGTTGCTGGACCATGCCATGGATTTCGACGAGCACGTCCTTTTTCCTATGCACAATGCAGGGATGCAAGATGGAGTTCAGTTCTACAATCCTACTGCTG GTGGTACTGAGCTAAGTAGAAACATGAGCATGGAGAAGGGTTTGAAGGGCGGTAAAAGGAAGGGCTCGGGCGAGGGCAGTTCGACTATGCATTCGCAA CAGGAGGAAACCGGTGCCATGTCTCAGAGAGAAGTCAGCATGGAGCGCGCTGGCGAGAAGGAAGGCGATGCTGCTAGCAACAGAGAGGACTACGTGCATATCCGGGCGAAGCGCGGCCAGGCGACCAACAACCACAGCCTTGCAGAAAGG TTTCGGAGGGAGAAGATCAACGAGAGGATGAAGCATCTACAGGACCTCGTCCCAGGCTGCAATAAG ATCACAGGCAAGGCCATGATGCTCGACGAGATCATAAACTATGTGCAGTCCCTGCAGCGGCAGGTCGAG TTCCTCTCGATGAAGCTCTCGGCGGTCAGCCCCGAGCTGAACTGCGATCTCGATCTCCAAGAC ATCCTTTGCCCGCAGGACGCCCGCTCCACGTTTCCGGGATACGGCCAGCGATTGGGCAACGTTCATCCCAACAACAATATGTACAGGGCGTCGCAGCCGGGCCTCTCGCGTCCAGAACTATACGGGAACGGGATCATCATCCCAAACCACCCAGCAAGTGTTCATATGGCGAGGACGGCTCAGCAGCTGTCTGCGTTTCCCCAT AGGAGCATCGTCTGGGACGAGGAACTTGGCAATGTTGGTCCGTCTGCTTTCCCGTCGGACGTCGTCGGCGCCAGCAGCTTGGAGAACTCCG AGTCGATGAAGGTGGAGTAG
- the LOC123098173 gene encoding transcription factor bHLH76 isoform X6, which translates to MYSPPCSAAGSNGGQSFAAGANPLALLDHAMDFDEHVLFPMHNAGMQDGVQFYNPTAGGTELSRNMSMEKGLKGGKRKGSGEGSSTMHSQQEETGAMSQREVSMERAGEKEGDAASNREDYVHIRAKRGQATNNHSLAERFRREKINERMKHLQDLVPGCNKKITGKAMMLDEIINYVQSLQRQVEFLSMKLSAVSPELNCDLDLQDILCPQDARSTFPGYGQRLGNVHPNNNMYRASQPGLSRPELYGNGIIIPNHPASVHMARTAQQLSAFPHRSIVWDEELGNVGPSAFPSDVVGASSLENSESMKVE; encoded by the exons ATGTATTCCCCTCCCTGCTCTGCTGCTGGAAGCAACGGCGGGCAGAGCTTCGCGGCCGGAGCCAACCCGCTCGCGTTGCTGGACCATGCCATGGATTTCGACGAGCACGTCCTTTTTCCTATGCACAATGCAGGGATGCAAGATGGAGTTCAGTTCTACAATCCTACTGCTG GTGGTACTGAGCTAAGTAGAAACATGAGCATGGAGAAGGGTTTGAAGGGCGGTAAAAGGAAGGGCTCGGGCGAGGGCAGTTCGACTATGCATTCGCAA CAGGAGGAAACCGGTGCCATGTCTCAGAGAGAAGTCAGCATGGAGCGCGCTGGCGAGAAGGAAGGCGATGCTGCTAGCAACAGAGAGGACTACGTGCATATCCGGGCGAAGCGCGGCCAGGCGACCAACAACCACAGCCTTGCAGAAAGG TTTCGGAGGGAGAAGATCAACGAGAGGATGAAGCATCTACAGGACCTCGTCCCAGGCTGCAATAAG AAGATCACAGGCAAGGCCATGATGCTCGACGAGATCATAAACTATGTGCAGTCCCTGCAGCGGCAGGTCGAG TTCCTCTCGATGAAGCTCTCGGCGGTCAGCCCCGAGCTGAACTGCGATCTCGATCTCCAAGAC ATCCTTTGCCCGCAGGACGCCCGCTCCACGTTTCCGGGATACGGCCAGCGATTGGGCAACGTTCATCCCAACAACAATATGTACAGGGCGTCGCAGCCGGGCCTCTCGCGTCCAGAACTATACGGGAACGGGATCATCATCCCAAACCACCCAGCAAGTGTTCATATGGCGAGGACGGCTCAGCAGCTGTCTGCGTTTCCCCAT AGGAGCATCGTCTGGGACGAGGAACTTGGCAATGTTGGTCCGTCTGCTTTCCCGTCGGACGTCGTCGGCGCCAGCAGCTTGGAGAACTCCG AGTCGATGAAGGTGGAGTAG
- the LOC123098173 gene encoding transcription factor bHLH76 isoform X5 produces MMYSPPCSAAGSNGGQSFAAGANPLALLDHAMDFDEHVLFPMHNAGMQDGVQFYNPTAGGTELSRNMSMEKGLKGGKRKGSGEGSSTMHSQQEETGAMSQREVSMERAGEKEGDAASNREDYVHIRAKRGQATNNHSLAERFRREKINERMKHLQDLVPGCNKKITGKAMMLDEIINYVQSLQRQVEFLSMKLSAVSPELNCDLDLQDILCPQDARSTFPGYGQRLGNVHPNNNMYRASQPGLSRPELYGNGIIIPNHPASVHMARTAQQLSAFPHRSIVWDEELGNVGPSAFPSDVVGASSLENSESMKVE; encoded by the exons ATG ATGTATTCCCCTCCCTGCTCTGCTGCTGGAAGCAACGGCGGGCAGAGCTTCGCGGCCGGAGCCAACCCGCTCGCGTTGCTGGACCATGCCATGGATTTCGACGAGCACGTCCTTTTTCCTATGCACAATGCAGGGATGCAAGATGGAGTTCAGTTCTACAATCCTACTGCTG GTGGTACTGAGCTAAGTAGAAACATGAGCATGGAGAAGGGTTTGAAGGGCGGTAAAAGGAAGGGCTCGGGCGAGGGCAGTTCGACTATGCATTCGCAA CAGGAGGAAACCGGTGCCATGTCTCAGAGAGAAGTCAGCATGGAGCGCGCTGGCGAGAAGGAAGGCGATGCTGCTAGCAACAGAGAGGACTACGTGCATATCCGGGCGAAGCGCGGCCAGGCGACCAACAACCACAGCCTTGCAGAAAGG TTTCGGAGGGAGAAGATCAACGAGAGGATGAAGCATCTACAGGACCTCGTCCCAGGCTGCAATAAG AAGATCACAGGCAAGGCCATGATGCTCGACGAGATCATAAACTATGTGCAGTCCCTGCAGCGGCAGGTCGAG TTCCTCTCGATGAAGCTCTCGGCGGTCAGCCCCGAGCTGAACTGCGATCTCGATCTCCAAGAC ATCCTTTGCCCGCAGGACGCCCGCTCCACGTTTCCGGGATACGGCCAGCGATTGGGCAACGTTCATCCCAACAACAATATGTACAGGGCGTCGCAGCCGGGCCTCTCGCGTCCAGAACTATACGGGAACGGGATCATCATCCCAAACCACCCAGCAAGTGTTCATATGGCGAGGACGGCTCAGCAGCTGTCTGCGTTTCCCCAT AGGAGCATCGTCTGGGACGAGGAACTTGGCAATGTTGGTCCGTCTGCTTTCCCGTCGGACGTCGTCGGCGCCAGCAGCTTGGAGAACTCCG AGTCGATGAAGGTGGAGTAG
- the LOC123098173 gene encoding transcription factor bHLH137 isoform X3, translating to MQHHTEIRYQAQLHKMYSPPCSAAGSNGGQSFAAGANPLALLDHAMDFDEHVLFPMHNAGMQDGVQFYNPTAGGTELSRNMSMEKGLKGGKRKGSGEGSSTMHSQEETGAMSQREVSMERAGEKEGDAASNREDYVHIRAKRGQATNNHSLAERFRREKINERMKHLQDLVPGCNKKITGKAMMLDEIINYVQSLQRQVEFLSMKLSAVSPELNCDLDLQDILCPQDARSTFPGYGQRLGNVHPNNNMYRASQPGLSRPELYGNGIIIPNHPASVHMARTAQQLSAFPHRSIVWDEELGNVGPSAFPSDVVGASSLENSESMKVE from the exons ATGCAGCATCACACTGAGATCAGGTACCAGGCACAACTGCACAAG ATGTATTCCCCTCCCTGCTCTGCTGCTGGAAGCAACGGCGGGCAGAGCTTCGCGGCCGGAGCCAACCCGCTCGCGTTGCTGGACCATGCCATGGATTTCGACGAGCACGTCCTTTTTCCTATGCACAATGCAGGGATGCAAGATGGAGTTCAGTTCTACAATCCTACTGCTG GTGGTACTGAGCTAAGTAGAAACATGAGCATGGAGAAGGGTTTGAAGGGCGGTAAAAGGAAGGGCTCGGGCGAGGGCAGTTCGACTATGCATTCGCAA GAGGAAACCGGTGCCATGTCTCAGAGAGAAGTCAGCATGGAGCGCGCTGGCGAGAAGGAAGGCGATGCTGCTAGCAACAGAGAGGACTACGTGCATATCCGGGCGAAGCGCGGCCAGGCGACCAACAACCACAGCCTTGCAGAAAGG TTTCGGAGGGAGAAGATCAACGAGAGGATGAAGCATCTACAGGACCTCGTCCCAGGCTGCAATAAG AAGATCACAGGCAAGGCCATGATGCTCGACGAGATCATAAACTATGTGCAGTCCCTGCAGCGGCAGGTCGAG TTCCTCTCGATGAAGCTCTCGGCGGTCAGCCCCGAGCTGAACTGCGATCTCGATCTCCAAGAC ATCCTTTGCCCGCAGGACGCCCGCTCCACGTTTCCGGGATACGGCCAGCGATTGGGCAACGTTCATCCCAACAACAATATGTACAGGGCGTCGCAGCCGGGCCTCTCGCGTCCAGAACTATACGGGAACGGGATCATCATCCCAAACCACCCAGCAAGTGTTCATATGGCGAGGACGGCTCAGCAGCTGTCTGCGTTTCCCCAT AGGAGCATCGTCTGGGACGAGGAACTTGGCAATGTTGGTCCGTCTGCTTTCCCGTCGGACGTCGTCGGCGCCAGCAGCTTGGAGAACTCCG AGTCGATGAAGGTGGAGTAG
- the LOC123098173 gene encoding transcription factor bHLH137 isoform X1, with protein sequence MQHHTEIRYQAQLHKMYSPPCSAAGSNGGQSFAAGANPLALLDHAMDFDEHVLFPMHNAGMQDGVQFYNPTAGGTELSRNMSMEKGLKGGKRKGSGEGSSTMHSQQEETGAMSQREVSMERAGEKEGDAASNREDYVHIRAKRGQATNNHSLAERFRREKINERMKHLQDLVPGCNKKITGKAMMLDEIINYVQSLQRQVEFLSMKLSAVSPELNCDLDLQDILCPQDARSTFPGYGQRLGNVHPNNNMYRASQPGLSRPELYGNGIIIPNHPASVHMARTAQQLSAFPHRSIVWDEELGNVGPSAFPSDVVGASSLENSESMKVE encoded by the exons ATGCAGCATCACACTGAGATCAGGTACCAGGCACAACTGCACAAG ATGTATTCCCCTCCCTGCTCTGCTGCTGGAAGCAACGGCGGGCAGAGCTTCGCGGCCGGAGCCAACCCGCTCGCGTTGCTGGACCATGCCATGGATTTCGACGAGCACGTCCTTTTTCCTATGCACAATGCAGGGATGCAAGATGGAGTTCAGTTCTACAATCCTACTGCTG GTGGTACTGAGCTAAGTAGAAACATGAGCATGGAGAAGGGTTTGAAGGGCGGTAAAAGGAAGGGCTCGGGCGAGGGCAGTTCGACTATGCATTCGCAA CAGGAGGAAACCGGTGCCATGTCTCAGAGAGAAGTCAGCATGGAGCGCGCTGGCGAGAAGGAAGGCGATGCTGCTAGCAACAGAGAGGACTACGTGCATATCCGGGCGAAGCGCGGCCAGGCGACCAACAACCACAGCCTTGCAGAAAGG TTTCGGAGGGAGAAGATCAACGAGAGGATGAAGCATCTACAGGACCTCGTCCCAGGCTGCAATAAG AAGATCACAGGCAAGGCCATGATGCTCGACGAGATCATAAACTATGTGCAGTCCCTGCAGCGGCAGGTCGAG TTCCTCTCGATGAAGCTCTCGGCGGTCAGCCCCGAGCTGAACTGCGATCTCGATCTCCAAGAC ATCCTTTGCCCGCAGGACGCCCGCTCCACGTTTCCGGGATACGGCCAGCGATTGGGCAACGTTCATCCCAACAACAATATGTACAGGGCGTCGCAGCCGGGCCTCTCGCGTCCAGAACTATACGGGAACGGGATCATCATCCCAAACCACCCAGCAAGTGTTCATATGGCGAGGACGGCTCAGCAGCTGTCTGCGTTTCCCCAT AGGAGCATCGTCTGGGACGAGGAACTTGGCAATGTTGGTCCGTCTGCTTTCCCGTCGGACGTCGTCGGCGCCAGCAGCTTGGAGAACTCCG AGTCGATGAAGGTGGAGTAG
- the LOC123098173 gene encoding transcription factor bHLH137 isoform X4 codes for MQHHTEIRYQAQLHKMYSPPCSAAGSNGGQSFAAGANPLALLDHAMDFDEHVLFPMHNAGMQDGVQFYNPTAGGTELSRNMSMEKGLKGGKRKGSGEGSSTMHSQEETGAMSQREVSMERAGEKEGDAASNREDYVHIRAKRGQATNNHSLAERFRREKINERMKHLQDLVPGCNKITGKAMMLDEIINYVQSLQRQVEFLSMKLSAVSPELNCDLDLQDILCPQDARSTFPGYGQRLGNVHPNNNMYRASQPGLSRPELYGNGIIIPNHPASVHMARTAQQLSAFPHRSIVWDEELGNVGPSAFPSDVVGASSLENSESMKVE; via the exons ATGCAGCATCACACTGAGATCAGGTACCAGGCACAACTGCACAAG ATGTATTCCCCTCCCTGCTCTGCTGCTGGAAGCAACGGCGGGCAGAGCTTCGCGGCCGGAGCCAACCCGCTCGCGTTGCTGGACCATGCCATGGATTTCGACGAGCACGTCCTTTTTCCTATGCACAATGCAGGGATGCAAGATGGAGTTCAGTTCTACAATCCTACTGCTG GTGGTACTGAGCTAAGTAGAAACATGAGCATGGAGAAGGGTTTGAAGGGCGGTAAAAGGAAGGGCTCGGGCGAGGGCAGTTCGACTATGCATTCGCAA GAGGAAACCGGTGCCATGTCTCAGAGAGAAGTCAGCATGGAGCGCGCTGGCGAGAAGGAAGGCGATGCTGCTAGCAACAGAGAGGACTACGTGCATATCCGGGCGAAGCGCGGCCAGGCGACCAACAACCACAGCCTTGCAGAAAGG TTTCGGAGGGAGAAGATCAACGAGAGGATGAAGCATCTACAGGACCTCGTCCCAGGCTGCAATAAG ATCACAGGCAAGGCCATGATGCTCGACGAGATCATAAACTATGTGCAGTCCCTGCAGCGGCAGGTCGAG TTCCTCTCGATGAAGCTCTCGGCGGTCAGCCCCGAGCTGAACTGCGATCTCGATCTCCAAGAC ATCCTTTGCCCGCAGGACGCCCGCTCCACGTTTCCGGGATACGGCCAGCGATTGGGCAACGTTCATCCCAACAACAATATGTACAGGGCGTCGCAGCCGGGCCTCTCGCGTCCAGAACTATACGGGAACGGGATCATCATCCCAAACCACCCAGCAAGTGTTCATATGGCGAGGACGGCTCAGCAGCTGTCTGCGTTTCCCCAT AGGAGCATCGTCTGGGACGAGGAACTTGGCAATGTTGGTCCGTCTGCTTTCCCGTCGGACGTCGTCGGCGCCAGCAGCTTGGAGAACTCCG AGTCGATGAAGGTGGAGTAG
- the LOC123098173 gene encoding transcription factor bHLH76 isoform X7 produces MYSPPCSAAGSNGGQSFAAGANPLALLDHAMDFDEHVLFPMHNAGMQDGVQFYNPTAGGTELSRNMSMEKGLKGGKRKGSGEGSSTMHSQEETGAMSQREVSMERAGEKEGDAASNREDYVHIRAKRGQATNNHSLAERFRREKINERMKHLQDLVPGCNKITGKAMMLDEIINYVQSLQRQVEFLSMKLSAVSPELNCDLDLQDILCPQDARSTFPGYGQRLGNVHPNNNMYRASQPGLSRPELYGNGIIIPNHPASVHMARTAQQLSAFPHRSIVWDEELGNVGPSAFPSDVVGASSLENSESMKVE; encoded by the exons ATGTATTCCCCTCCCTGCTCTGCTGCTGGAAGCAACGGCGGGCAGAGCTTCGCGGCCGGAGCCAACCCGCTCGCGTTGCTGGACCATGCCATGGATTTCGACGAGCACGTCCTTTTTCCTATGCACAATGCAGGGATGCAAGATGGAGTTCAGTTCTACAATCCTACTGCTG GTGGTACTGAGCTAAGTAGAAACATGAGCATGGAGAAGGGTTTGAAGGGCGGTAAAAGGAAGGGCTCGGGCGAGGGCAGTTCGACTATGCATTCGCAA GAGGAAACCGGTGCCATGTCTCAGAGAGAAGTCAGCATGGAGCGCGCTGGCGAGAAGGAAGGCGATGCTGCTAGCAACAGAGAGGACTACGTGCATATCCGGGCGAAGCGCGGCCAGGCGACCAACAACCACAGCCTTGCAGAAAGG TTTCGGAGGGAGAAGATCAACGAGAGGATGAAGCATCTACAGGACCTCGTCCCAGGCTGCAATAAG ATCACAGGCAAGGCCATGATGCTCGACGAGATCATAAACTATGTGCAGTCCCTGCAGCGGCAGGTCGAG TTCCTCTCGATGAAGCTCTCGGCGGTCAGCCCCGAGCTGAACTGCGATCTCGATCTCCAAGAC ATCCTTTGCCCGCAGGACGCCCGCTCCACGTTTCCGGGATACGGCCAGCGATTGGGCAACGTTCATCCCAACAACAATATGTACAGGGCGTCGCAGCCGGGCCTCTCGCGTCCAGAACTATACGGGAACGGGATCATCATCCCAAACCACCCAGCAAGTGTTCATATGGCGAGGACGGCTCAGCAGCTGTCTGCGTTTCCCCAT AGGAGCATCGTCTGGGACGAGGAACTTGGCAATGTTGGTCCGTCTGCTTTCCCGTCGGACGTCGTCGGCGCCAGCAGCTTGGAGAACTCCG AGTCGATGAAGGTGGAGTAG
- the LOC123098172 gene encoding F-box protein SKIP22, translated as MKLRCRSMDARGGVGGVAETHRVQLPDTAVLSDVKSFLAAKLSAAQPVPAESIRLSLNRSQELRSPDPSATLAALGLASGDLLYFTLSAELLSQPPPPEILPWNPSPVTASIGQIASGSKSPGVAGGSSSLPQNLHIQPASSSLPQNLHIEPICSSRPRTLHVEPSLPVASDPPDVVMAEAVQAPKSLSSLVIGILKRQMEAENAGGANGTVIHRLAVSLQAALVDAGFLAENPMGSRLGLLKDWASGAAATLTVKYTLPELVAMLPEGEEGKTVVLNCSLMPNFVMIYGCVPGAHSEVRRLCLELPKLAPLLYLDSNEVGATEEKEILELWRVLKDELCLPLMISLCQLNGLRLPPCLMALPGDLKAKVLEFVPGVGLARVQCACKELQDLAADDNLWKMRLELEMSPSSKGSGWSGNWKQRFVAAWKVDNSRRHHKRPPSPRFSGYGWGIGTRNPLNFPVIGGDSDRLPFINHNILGRSFGNQRRNISPNCNFEGHRQGFP; from the coding sequence ATGAAGCTTCGGTGTCGATCCATGGacgcgcgcggcggcgtcggcggcgtcgCTGAGACGCACCGCGTGCAGCTGCCGGACACGGCCGTGCTCTCCGATGTGAAGTCCTTCCTCGCCGCCAAGCTCTCCGCGGCGCAGCCCGTCCCCGCCGAGTCCATCCGCCTCTCCCTCAACCGCTCGCAGGAGCTCCGTTCACCGGACCCCTCGGCCACCCTCGCCGCCCTCGGCCTCGCATCCGGTGACCTCCTCTATTTCACGCTCTCCGCAGAGTTATTATCGCAGCCACCGCCTCCTGAAATCCTTCCCTGGAACCCTAGCCCGGTTACAGCCTCGATCGGGCAAATTGCTTCCGGTTCCAAATCTCCTGGGGTGGCCGGTGGATCCTCGTCACTGCCTCAAAATCTACACATACAGCCCGCCTCTTCATCGCTGCCGCAAAATCTACACATAGAGCCTATCTGTTCGTCGAGGCCGCGAACCCTCCACGTGGAACCTAGTTTGCCCGTGGCATCTGATCCGCCCGATGTGGTGATGGCGGAGGCCGTCCAGGCGCCCAAGAGCTTGTCGAGCCTTGTGATTGGGATTCTCAAGCGGCAGATGGAGGCGGAGAATGCTGGGGGCGCAAATGGTACTGTTATCCATCGCCTAGCTGTGTCCCTTCAGGCAGCTCTGGTCGATGCTGGCTTCCTTGCGGAGAATCCGATGGGGTCTCGCCTCGGATTGCTGAAGGACTGGGCCTCGGGTGCAGCGGCAACACTGACCGTAAAATACACCTTACCGGAGCTTGTCGCCATGCTACCCGAGGGTGAAGAGGGGAAGACAGTGGTTTTGAACTGCTCATTGATGCCGAATTTTGTGATGATATATGGGTGTGTGCCCGGGGCACACTCAGAAGTGCGCAGATTGTGCTTGGAGTTACCAAAGCTGGCGCCGCTGCTATATCTGGATAGCAATGAAGTGGGTGCAACAGAGGAGAAGGAGATTCTTGAGCTTTGGAGGGTGCTGAAGGATGAGCTGTGTCTTCCGCTGATGATATCTTTGTGCCAACTCAACGGGTTGCGCTTGCCGCCGTGCTTGATGGCATTGCCAGGTGATCTGAAGGCTAAAGTATTGGAGTTTGTTCCTGGGGTTGGTCTTGCAAGGGTTCAGTGCGCATGCAAGGAATTGCAGGATCTTGCAGCAGATGATAATCTTTGGAAGATGAGGTTAGAATTGGAGATGAGTCCTTCTAGCAAGGGTTCTGGATGGAGCGGAAATTGGAAGCAAAGGTTTGTGGCAGCTTGGAAGGTGGACAACAGTAGGAGGCATCACAAGAGACCACCCAGCCCAAGGTTTTCGGGCTATGGTTGGGGGATCGGTACACGTAACCCACTTAACTTCCCAGTAATTGGTGGTGATTCGGACCGTCTGCCCTTTATAAATCACAATATCCTTGGGCGTAGTTTTGGAAATCAGCGGAGGAACATCTCGCCCAACTGCAATTTCGAGGGTCATCGCCAAGGGTTTCCTTGA